From Halanaeroarchaeum sulfurireducens, a single genomic window includes:
- a CDS encoding TRAM domain-containing protein — MEISEKLLCLFNAEVTITDDKYVVEIPRREVENGVVTPGDVYRVALTERAGEEPTETPVEEETVAPTEPQPPVEPGELRYVEIEDIGKQGDGIARVERGYVIIVPDATVGDRVKVEITEVKSNFAVGEVVDEDFV; from the coding sequence GGAGATCTCCGAAAAACTCCTCTGCCTGTTCAATGCCGAAGTGACCATCACCGACGACAAATACGTCGTCGAGATACCGCGCCGCGAAGTCGAGAACGGGGTCGTCACGCCCGGAGACGTCTATCGCGTCGCGCTCACCGAGCGAGCGGGGGAGGAACCGACCGAGACGCCGGTCGAAGAAGAGACGGTGGCGCCAACGGAGCCCCAGCCGCCGGTCGAGCCGGGGGAACTCCGCTACGTCGAGATCGAGGATATCGGCAAACAGGGCGACGGTATCGCCCGCGTCGAGCGGGGGTACGTCATCATCGTCCCCGACGCGACGGTCGGCGATCGGGTCAAAGTCGAGATCACGGAAGTGAAGTCCAACTTCGCCGTCGGCGAGGTCGTCGACGAGGACTTCGTCTAA